The proteins below are encoded in one region of Mangifera indica cultivar Alphonso chromosome 7, CATAS_Mindica_2.1, whole genome shotgun sequence:
- the LOC123221237 gene encoding aspartic proteinase 36-like isoform X2, with amino-acid sequence MMNNDMMMIPLTKGFLIFAVSLALTFATISANHGVFSVKYRYAGREPSLALLKQHDSRRQLRILAGIDIPLGGTGRPDGVGLYYCKIGIGTPTKEYYVEVDTGSDIMWVNCIECKECPRRSSLGIELTLYDIKDSSTGTLVSCDSEFCYEMFSGSLPGCMANVSCPYLELYRDGSSTAGYFVSDFVQYDRVSGDLQTTASNGSVIFGCGVRQSGDLDSSNEEALDGILGFGKSNSSLISQLASSGRVRKMFAHCLDGNGGGIFAIGHVVQPVVNMTPLIRNQPHYSINMTAVQVGLDFLNLTTDVFGVGDSLPAIIDSGTTLAYLPQMIYEPLISKIISQQPGLKVHTVHDEYTCFQYSESVDEVFPNVTFHFENSTFLKVYPHDYLFPFEGLWCIGWQNSGIQSRDGKNMTLLGDLVLSSKLVLYDLESQAIGWTEYNCTSSIKVKDERTGTVHLVGYHYISSDCFLNSQWGTMLLLLAMLLHLLIDQR; translated from the exons ATGATGAATAACGATATGATGATGATACCTTTGACCAAAGGCTTCTTAATCTTCGCAGTTTCATTGGCGCTTACTTTTGCGACTATCTCTGCAAATCACGGAGTCTTCAGCGTCAAGTACAGATACGCTGGCCGTGAACCTTCACTCGCTCTCCTCAAACAACACGACTCTCGCCGCCAGCTCCGAATTCTCGCCGGCATCGATATACCTTTGGGCGGTACTGGTCGCCCTGATGGCGTTGG gctttattattgtaaaattggAATTGGAACTCCTACAAAGGAGTATTATGTTGAAGTTGATACAGGAAGTGATATTATGTGGGTTAACTGCATTGAATGCAAAGAATGTCCCAGAAGAAGCTCTCTTGGT ATTGAGCTTACTCTGTATGATATAAAGGACAGTTCCACTGGGACGTTGGTTTCATGTGATTCAGAATTTTGCTATGAGATGTTTTCAGGTTCATTACCTGGCTGTATGGCTAATGTGTCTTGTCCATATCTTGAGCTATATCGAGATGGAAGCTCAACTGCTGGGTACTTTGTATCTGATTTTGTACAGTATGATCGAGTTTCGGGAGATCTCCAAACTACAGCTTCAAATGGAAGCGTTATATTTGG TTGTGGTGTTAGGCAATCTGGCGATCTAGATTCATCTAATGAAGAAGCACTTGATGGGATACTTGGCTTTGGAAAATCCAATTCATCGTTGATTTCGCAACTGGCTTCATCTGGAAGGGTGAGAAAGATGTTTGCTCACTGCTTAGATGGAAATGGAGGTGGTATCTTTGCTATTGGGCATGTTGTTCAACCAGTAGTTAACATGACTCCATTAATACGCAATCA GCCACATTACAGCATCAATATGACAGCGGTTCAAGTTGGTCTCGATTTCCTAAATCTTACTACTGATGTGTTTGGAGTAGGAGACAGTCTACCAGCAATAATAGATAGTGGCACAACCTTGGCCTATCTTCCGCAAATGATTTATGAGCCATTAATAAGTAAG ataatcTCTCAGCAGCCTGGCTTAAAAGTCCATACAGTTCATGATGAGTATACATGCTTTCAATATTCAGAAAG TGTTGATGAAGTATTTCCAAATGTTACTTTCCATTTTGAAAACTCAACTTTTCTGAAGGTTTATCCACATGACTACCTGTTCCCCTTC GAGGGCTTGTGGTGTATAGGTTGGCAAAACAGTGGAATACAATCTAGGGATGGGAAGAACATGACACTTCTGGGAG ATTTAGTACTTTCAAGTAAGTTAGTTCTTTATGATCTTGAAAGTCAGGCCATTGGATGGACTGAATATAACT GCACTTCAAGCATTAAAGTGAAGGATGAGCGGACAGGAACAGTACATTTGGTTGGCTACCATTATATTTCTTCTGATTGCTTTTTGAATAGCCAATGGGGTACAATGTTACTTTTATTAGCTATGCTGCTGCACTTACTAATAGACCAAAGATAA
- the LOC123221237 gene encoding aspartic proteinase 36-like isoform X1, with translation MMNNDMMMIPLTKGFLIFAVSLALTFATISANHGVFSVKYRYAGREPSLALLKQHDSRRQLRILAGIDIPLGGTGRPDGVGLYYCKIGIGTPTKEYYVEVDTGSDIMWVNCIECKECPRRSSLGIELTLYDIKDSSTGTLVSCDSEFCYEMFSGSLPGCMANVSCPYLELYRDGSSTAGYFVSDFVQYDRVSGDLQTTASNGSVIFGCGVRQSGDLDSSNEEALDGILGFGKSNSSLISQLASSGRVRKMFAHCLDGNGGGIFAIGHVVQPVVNMTPLIRNQPHYSINMTAVQVGLDFLNLTTDVFGVGDSLPAIIDSGTTLAYLPQMIYEPLISKIISQQPGLKVHTVHDEYTCFQYSESVDEVFPNVTFHFENSTFLKVYPHDYLFPFQEGLWCIGWQNSGIQSRDGKNMTLLGDLVLSSKLVLYDLESQAIGWTEYNCTSSIKVKDERTGTVHLVGYHYISSDCFLNSQWGTMLLLLAMLLHLLIDQR, from the exons ATGATGAATAACGATATGATGATGATACCTTTGACCAAAGGCTTCTTAATCTTCGCAGTTTCATTGGCGCTTACTTTTGCGACTATCTCTGCAAATCACGGAGTCTTCAGCGTCAAGTACAGATACGCTGGCCGTGAACCTTCACTCGCTCTCCTCAAACAACACGACTCTCGCCGCCAGCTCCGAATTCTCGCCGGCATCGATATACCTTTGGGCGGTACTGGTCGCCCTGATGGCGTTGG gctttattattgtaaaattggAATTGGAACTCCTACAAAGGAGTATTATGTTGAAGTTGATACAGGAAGTGATATTATGTGGGTTAACTGCATTGAATGCAAAGAATGTCCCAGAAGAAGCTCTCTTGGT ATTGAGCTTACTCTGTATGATATAAAGGACAGTTCCACTGGGACGTTGGTTTCATGTGATTCAGAATTTTGCTATGAGATGTTTTCAGGTTCATTACCTGGCTGTATGGCTAATGTGTCTTGTCCATATCTTGAGCTATATCGAGATGGAAGCTCAACTGCTGGGTACTTTGTATCTGATTTTGTACAGTATGATCGAGTTTCGGGAGATCTCCAAACTACAGCTTCAAATGGAAGCGTTATATTTGG TTGTGGTGTTAGGCAATCTGGCGATCTAGATTCATCTAATGAAGAAGCACTTGATGGGATACTTGGCTTTGGAAAATCCAATTCATCGTTGATTTCGCAACTGGCTTCATCTGGAAGGGTGAGAAAGATGTTTGCTCACTGCTTAGATGGAAATGGAGGTGGTATCTTTGCTATTGGGCATGTTGTTCAACCAGTAGTTAACATGACTCCATTAATACGCAATCA GCCACATTACAGCATCAATATGACAGCGGTTCAAGTTGGTCTCGATTTCCTAAATCTTACTACTGATGTGTTTGGAGTAGGAGACAGTCTACCAGCAATAATAGATAGTGGCACAACCTTGGCCTATCTTCCGCAAATGATTTATGAGCCATTAATAAGTAAG ataatcTCTCAGCAGCCTGGCTTAAAAGTCCATACAGTTCATGATGAGTATACATGCTTTCAATATTCAGAAAG TGTTGATGAAGTATTTCCAAATGTTACTTTCCATTTTGAAAACTCAACTTTTCTGAAGGTTTATCCACATGACTACCTGTTCCCCTTC CAGGAGGGCTTGTGGTGTATAGGTTGGCAAAACAGTGGAATACAATCTAGGGATGGGAAGAACATGACACTTCTGGGAG ATTTAGTACTTTCAAGTAAGTTAGTTCTTTATGATCTTGAAAGTCAGGCCATTGGATGGACTGAATATAACT GCACTTCAAGCATTAAAGTGAAGGATGAGCGGACAGGAACAGTACATTTGGTTGGCTACCATTATATTTCTTCTGATTGCTTTTTGAATAGCCAATGGGGTACAATGTTACTTTTATTAGCTATGCTGCTGCACTTACTAATAGACCAAAGATAA